The Phycisphaerae bacterium genome has a window encoding:
- a CDS encoding tetratricopeptide repeat protein, producing MPEQNHRYHSLLISICLTAAIIAVYWPVYKYDFIKYDDDTYITNNINIQSGLNFKSIRWAFATISHSGHYWHPVTWLSHTLDYQLFGNWAGGHHLINVLFHILNTLILFYVFVRMTGAMWPSAFVSAAFALHPLHVESVAWIAERKDVLSTFFWLLTMLTYVQYVLKMKTAPLLSRLCNRYYLLSIAFFVFGLMSKPMLVTVPFVLLLLDYWPLERKMSRLLLIEKIPFFIGSFACCIITFIAQQNSALVSLETFGFSTRVTNTIVSYVAYIAKMIWPNRLALLYPHPENSLPAIKVVICVLLLISISVFFIYMGRKHKFFIVGWFWYLGTLVPVIGLVQVGAQAMADRYTYMTLTGLFIIIAWSAKEFVPVKRFRTPALFASAVLFILFLTASRQLSYWQNSQMLFGRTIELTKNNYMILDNLGSVFVEQGKFDDAIRCFRESLRIYPDSPVGNNNLGGVLQDAGRNQEAIEYFKLSLKYNPDFLPANLNLANTLRKEGHLQEAVEYFNKALRIAPNNPDALFKLGITLVGLQKYEQAVDAFSKVIELEPDNVTAHGHRSLALAAIGKTDEAIKDVCFVLRAKPDDVMMYRNLGIFLERKGDIAGAIEAYRAGLRIDPDNENLRQLLEEDLKSQTVP from the coding sequence ATGCCCGAACAAAACCACAGATACCACTCTTTACTGATAAGTATCTGTCTTACTGCCGCGATTATCGCGGTATATTGGCCGGTGTATAAATATGATTTCATCAAATACGACGATGACACTTACATAACCAATAATATAAATATACAGTCAGGCCTGAACTTTAAAAGTATCCGCTGGGCATTTGCCACCATAAGCCACTCCGGGCACTACTGGCATCCTGTAACGTGGCTGTCTCATACGCTTGATTATCAGCTTTTTGGTAATTGGGCAGGCGGGCACCATTTAATAAACGTTCTATTTCATATCTTAAACACTCTTATTTTATTCTACGTTTTTGTTAGAATGACCGGCGCAATGTGGCCCAGCGCATTTGTCTCCGCGGCTTTTGCTTTGCATCCTCTGCATGTCGAATCCGTCGCATGGATTGCCGAGCGAAAAGATGTATTGAGCACTTTCTTCTGGCTCCTGACAATGCTTACGTATGTACAATATGTGCTAAAAATGAAAACCGCTCCATTACTGTCGCGGCTCTGTAATAGATATTATTTATTGTCGATTGCCTTTTTTGTTTTTGGTCTTATGTCAAAACCTATGCTTGTTACGGTCCCATTTGTTTTGCTGCTTCTTGATTATTGGCCGCTTGAAAGAAAAATGTCACGGCTGCTGCTGATTGAAAAGATACCGTTTTTTATAGGTTCATTTGCCTGTTGTATAATAACGTTTATTGCCCAGCAAAATAGCGCTTTAGTTAGTTTGGAGACTTTTGGGTTCAGTACCCGGGTGACCAATACAATAGTTTCTTATGTTGCGTACATTGCAAAAATGATTTGGCCGAACCGACTGGCGCTGCTTTATCCGCATCCGGAGAATTCGTTACCTGCGATTAAGGTTGTAATCTGTGTTTTACTGCTTATTTCAATTTCGGTATTTTTTATTTATATGGGCAGGAAACACAAATTTTTTATAGTCGGCTGGTTTTGGTATCTCGGCACACTCGTGCCTGTAATCGGCCTGGTTCAGGTCGGCGCCCAGGCGATGGCTGACAGATATACTTATATGACTTTGACTGGTTTATTTATAATTATCGCCTGGAGCGCAAAAGAATTTGTTCCTGTGAAACGTTTTAGAACGCCGGCTTTGTTCGCTTCCGCAGTTTTATTTATATTGTTCCTGACGGCATCGCGGCAGTTGAGTTACTGGCAAAACAGTCAAATGCTGTTCGGACGCACTATAGAACTTACTAAAAATAATTATATGATTCTCGATAATCTGGGAAGCGTTTTTGTCGAACAAGGCAAATTCGACGATGCCATCAGGTGTTTTAGAGAATCGCTGCGAATTTATCCCGATTCTCCTGTAGGCAATAATAATCTTGGCGGCGTGCTTCAGGATGCCGGCAGGAATCAGGAAGCGATAGAGTATTTCAAATTATCGTTAAAATATAATCCTGATTTTTTACCGGCCAATCTCAATCTCGCCAATACTCTCAGGAAGGAAGGGCATCTGCAGGAAGCCGTCGAGTATTTCAATAAGGCATTGCGAATCGCACCAAATAATCCGGATGCACTTTTTAAACTCGGCATTACTCTGGTCGGACTGCAAAAGTACGAACAGGCTGTTGACGCTTTTAGTAAAGTGATTGAACTTGAGCCGGATAATGTGACTGCTCATGGTCATCGCAGTCTTGCTTTGGCTGCAATCGGCAAAACAGATGAGGCGATAAAAGATGTTTGTTTTGTTTTAAGAGCTAAACCTGATGATGTTATGATGTATCGAAATTTAGGTATTTTCCTTGAGAGAAAGGGTGATATCGCAGGTGCGATAGAAGCATACCGCGCCGGTTTGCGAATAGATCCGGACAATGAAAATTTGCGTCAGCTTCTTGAGGAAGATTTGAAAAGCCAAACTGTTCCTTAG
- a CDS encoding phosphoribosylaminoimidazolesuccinocarboxamide synthase encodes MAEIILQTNIPGTNAKHGKVRDIYDLGDKLLIAASDRISAFDVIMTNGIPYKGIVLTQISKFWFEFLTGVVETHLISDSVGDFPKPFCDYAGQLAGRSMLVKKTKVMPVECVIRGYLAGSGWTAYKQNQTVCGHKLPAGLKQCVKLAEPIFTPATKEELGAHDENIDFDRCVKIIGRQNAEYVRDKSIEIFKKASAYAETKGIILADTKFEWGQIDGKIILIDEALTPDSSRFWPADKYQVGRDQESYDKQFVRNYLESINFDKSGKGIELPDDVCQKTSAKYIEAYEQLTGKKFSFKS; translated from the coding sequence ATGGCGGAAATTATCCTTCAAACCAATATTCCGGGTACAAATGCCAAACATGGCAAAGTTCGCGATATTTACGACCTCGGAGATAAATTGCTTATAGCCGCCTCCGACAGGATAAGTGCGTTTGATGTGATTATGACCAATGGAATCCCGTATAAGGGTATCGTTCTTACGCAGATTTCAAAATTCTGGTTCGAATTTTTGACAGGTGTAGTGGAAACTCATTTAATAAGCGATAGTGTCGGCGATTTTCCAAAACCTTTCTGTGATTACGCCGGGCAACTCGCCGGCAGGAGTATGCTTGTCAAAAAGACAAAAGTTATGCCGGTCGAGTGCGTTATTCGCGGCTATCTTGCAGGCAGCGGCTGGACAGCATATAAACAGAATCAGACGGTATGCGGGCATAAACTGCCTGCCGGCCTGAAACAGTGCGTCAAACTTGCTGAACCGATTTTCACCCCTGCGACCAAAGAAGAACTTGGCGCTCACGATGAAAATATCGACTTCGACAGATGCGTCAAAATAATAGGCAGGCAAAACGCCGAATATGTCCGTGATAAGAGTATTGAAATATTTAAAAAAGCATCTGCTTATGCCGAGACAAAAGGCATCATCCTTGCCGACACGAAATTCGAATGGGGCCAAATCGACGGCAAGATTATTTTGATTGATGAAGCGCTTACGCCTGATTCGTCGAGGTTCTGGCCCGCGGATAAATACCAGGTGGGAAGAGACCAGGAAAGTTATGACAAGCAGTTTGTGCGGAATTACCTTGAGAGCATAAACTTCGACAAGTCCGGCAAAGGCATAGAATTGCCGGATGATGTTTGTCAAAAAACAAGCGCGAAATATATCGAGGCATACGAACAGCTTACAGGCAAAAAATTCTCATTCAAGAGTTAA
- a CDS encoding peptidylprolyl isomerase — MNSFKKISIAIVLLSLTVGVAEAAKKKDKKKKDKAVEVNAPAESKAVAAETPKPPVTESKQAPAAEATPVKDANMSDVTAISVNGTKIAEGQITKMLNARMEQLASRIPPNMKDQYSQQLRKRIVEQLVIEELLAQKERAKNIAVTQADVNEQVNKQMEAQNLTIDEFKSLLKAYGTTYSEFEANMRKKLMFEKLIEGEFAGKIVNPTDEQIKAYYDENAQQFSAPERIHAKHILITPAESNDPNNAKAAAKAKAEDLLKQLKAGADFNDLAKANSSCPSAKNGGDLGGLQPRGTFVPEFEKAAYALQPGQMSDIVETEFGFHIIKLVEHADANTISLEKAKGQIVQLLTNKQKEGIVISYIQQLKQEADLKFTNPADNFDLDMPKPAAPVRTSSPDKNEPNSKK; from the coding sequence ATGAATAGTTTTAAAAAGATTTCAATAGCCATAGTCCTTCTTTCTCTAACCGTAGGCGTTGCCGAGGCCGCAAAGAAGAAAGACAAAAAGAAAAAAGACAAAGCAGTCGAAGTTAACGCTCCTGCCGAGTCAAAAGCTGTTGCCGCTGAAACACCAAAACCTCCTGTTACTGAATCAAAGCAAGCTCCCGCCGCCGAAGCAACCCCTGTTAAGGATGCAAATATGTCAGATGTTACCGCGATAAGTGTTAATGGTACGAAAATTGCCGAAGGGCAGATAACAAAAATGCTGAATGCGAGAATGGAACAACTGGCAAGCAGGATTCCTCCGAATATGAAAGACCAATACAGCCAGCAGTTGAGAAAACGCATCGTAGAGCAATTGGTAATCGAAGAGCTCCTGGCCCAGAAGGAAAGGGCGAAGAATATCGCCGTCACCCAGGCAGATGTAAACGAGCAGGTTAACAAGCAGATGGAGGCTCAAAATTTAACAATCGATGAATTCAAGTCGCTGCTCAAGGCCTACGGCACAACTTACAGCGAATTCGAAGCAAATATGCGTAAGAAATTAATGTTCGAGAAACTGATAGAAGGCGAATTCGCCGGAAAAATTGTCAACCCCACAGACGAGCAGATTAAAGCATATTATGACGAAAATGCTCAGCAGTTCAGCGCACCGGAAAGAATTCATGCAAAACATATACTTATAACACCTGCCGAGTCCAACGACCCGAATAATGCCAAAGCAGCCGCCAAGGCAAAGGCAGAGGACCTTCTGAAACAATTAAAGGCCGGCGCAGATTTTAATGACCTCGCGAAAGCGAATTCATCATGCCCCTCCGCCAAAAATGGCGGCGACCTCGGCGGTCTGCAGCCAAGAGGCACATTCGTACCGGAGTTTGAAAAGGCCGCTTATGCACTTCAGCCCGGCCAGATGAGCGACATTGTAGAAACCGAATTCGGCTTTCATATCATAAAACTGGTCGAACACGCCGATGCCAATACCATAAGTCTCGAAAAGGCCAAAGGCCAGATTGTGCAGCTTTTGACCAACAAGCAGAAAGAAGGAATCGTCATAAGTTACATACAACAATTAAAGCAGGAGGCGGACCTGAAGTTCACCAATCCGGCGGACAACTTCGATTTGGATATGCCAAAGCCCGCAGCACCTGTACGGACCAGTAGTCCCGATAAAAACGAGCCTAACAGCAAAAAATAA
- a CDS encoding helix-turn-helix transcriptional regulator, whose product MKTRKTTDASKILRNWYIKDDPARIASLQKEHINAEVAAQIYSHRIKAGLSQKQLAELIGTTQSVISRLEDANYTGHSLDMLSRIATALHSHLQVKLVPDKRTYAIG is encoded by the coding sequence ATGAAGACCAGAAAAACTACAGATGCTTCAAAGATTCTGCGCAACTGGTACATAAAGGACGACCCTGCCAGGATAGCTTCTCTCCAGAAAGAGCACATCAATGCTGAGGTAGCCGCCCAAATCTACAGTCACAGAATAAAGGCAGGACTCAGTCAGAAACAACTGGCAGAACTTATCGGGACAACGCAATCTGTTATTAGTCGGCTTGAAGATGCAAATTATACCGGCCATAGTCTTGATATGCTTAGTCGTATTGCAACCGCTTTGCATTCCCATCTTCAGGTAAAACTTGTTCCTGATAAAAGGACTTATGCTATAGGCTGA
- a CDS encoding type II toxin-antitoxin system RelE/ParE family toxin — MPETQIVIFKESDSSVPLLDWMNSIPQKAREKCIVKVDRLKLFGNELRRPDCDMLSDGIRELRARYNNVHYRILYAFCGKNVVLLSHGCTKIDKVPPKEIRKAFENLKKYVKNRIAHTYAEGL, encoded by the coding sequence ATGCCTGAAACACAAATCGTTATTTTTAAGGAATCTGACAGTTCCGTTCCTCTGCTGGATTGGATGAACTCAATTCCGCAAAAGGCCAGGGAAAAGTGTATCGTTAAAGTTGACCGGTTGAAATTGTTTGGAAATGAACTTCGTCGGCCTGACTGCGATATGCTTAGTGATGGAATTCGTGAATTAAGGGCACGTTATAATAACGTACATTATAGGATTTTATATGCTTTTTGCGGTAAAAACGTCGTTCTGCTTTCACATGGCTGCACAAAGATAGACAAAGTGCCGCCGAAGGAAATCAGAAAAGCTTTTGAAAACCTTAAAAAGTATGTGAAAAATCGCATAGCGCACACCTATGCTGAGGGACTTTAG
- a CDS encoding HNH endonuclease: MNKNKTPKQENTYRTFEIGGQTIIVDDFIYRKLFKDPDIMPRRKYTFIRGFNLSNCPHIILKTKKNKSVPLPHYIIHAGKGELVDHINRNPLDNRRCNLRVVTARQNSLNRKMKNNTGLVSVSICRSKKGSCVRTQFNTEEGKVLSFSCPVTPFNIILTALAHDKFVLQQGDEEYAPLNFPCWKFEPLRSILLKEDLAKYKERSDNLFIHNLS, from the coding sequence ATGAATAAGAATAAAACACCAAAACAGGAAAACACTTATCGTACGTTTGAAATCGGCGGCCAAACAATAATAGTCGATGATTTCATTTACCGCAAATTATTCAAGGACCCGGATATTATGCCCCGGCGGAAATATACATTTATAAGAGGTTTTAATTTAAGTAACTGCCCGCATATCATTTTAAAAACAAAAAAAAATAAATCGGTTCCGCTTCCTCATTACATTATACACGCCGGCAAAGGTGAACTCGTTGACCATATAAACAGAAACCCGCTCGATAACCGCAGGTGTAATTTACGAGTCGTAACCGCCAGACAAAACTCTCTAAATCGAAAAATGAAAAACAACACAGGCCTGGTAAGCGTTTCGATATGCAGGAGTAAAAAAGGTTCTTGTGTCAGAACGCAGTTTAATACTGAAGAAGGTAAGGTATTAAGTTTTAGCTGTCCCGTTACGCCGTTTAATATAATTTTAACGGCACTGGCTCACGATAAATTTGTTTTGCAACAGGGCGATGAGGAATATGCGCCGTTGAATTTCCCCTGCTGGAAATTCGAACCACTGCGAAGTATCCTCCTGAAGGAAGATTTGGCGAAATATAAGGAAAGAAGTGATAATTTATTCATTCACAACCTTAGTTAA
- the bamD gene encoding outer membrane protein assembly factor BamD, whose amino-acid sequence MKKKGVILLAVLGLAVIGFAETWRLGSNQDWQPVNEQGDSAFVSAATQAKQFVSTGKAVKAKKAFSDLKKQFPELAGDDFDAYVKAELLYANRKFSDAAKAYDNFIEQFPQSPLRQSAMERQYQIATAFLNGQKRPVLKVFKLYAYEEGSEIMNKIVDRAGNSPIAKRALETLAQTREKRGAYDEAYLAWSDAANRWPTGDIGKESLMGMARSLEKDYRGPNFDGKVLISSKSYYSEYIKRYPESAQPLKLNEKLNELDEKIAQKELAIAAYYNRTGSYTAANLYYQRIIDEWPASSATKTAEQKLPEIKKELERQTQLQSAKKKKINWKGLLL is encoded by the coding sequence ATGAAAAAAAAGGGAGTTATTCTATTAGCAGTATTGGGTTTAGCTGTTATCGGCTTTGCCGAGACATGGCGGCTGGGAAGTAATCAGGATTGGCAGCCTGTAAACGAACAGGGCGACAGCGCTTTTGTGTCCGCCGCAACGCAGGCAAAGCAATTCGTTTCGACCGGCAAGGCGGTAAAAGCTAAAAAGGCTTTTAGCGACCTCAAGAAACAGTTTCCGGAACTTGCCGGTGACGATTTCGATGCTTATGTGAAAGCCGAATTGCTGTATGCCAATCGCAAATTCTCCGATGCGGCAAAGGCTTATGATAATTTTATCGAGCAATTTCCGCAAAGCCCCCTTCGTCAGTCTGCGATGGAAAGGCAATATCAGATAGCGACGGCTTTTCTTAATGGCCAGAAAAGACCTGTGTTAAAGGTGTTCAAGCTGTATGCGTATGAAGAAGGCAGCGAGATAATGAACAAAATCGTCGACAGAGCGGGCAATTCACCTATCGCCAAAAGGGCGCTGGAGACATTGGCCCAGACCAGAGAAAAAAGAGGCGCTTACGATGAGGCTTATCTGGCCTGGTCCGATGCGGCCAACCGCTGGCCGACAGGCGATATCGGCAAAGAGTCGCTGATGGGAATGGCGAGAAGTCTCGAAAAAGATTACAGGGGCCCCAATTTTGACGGGAAGGTCTTGATAAGTTCAAAAAGTTATTACTCTGAATATATCAAGAGATATCCTGAATCGGCCCAGCCGCTTAAGCTGAATGAAAAATTGAATGAGCTTGATGAAAAAATCGCTCAAAAGGAACTGGCAATTGCCGCTTATTATAACCGAACCGGCAGTTACACCGCCGCGAATTTATATTATCAGCGAATAATAGACGAATGGCCCGCCAGCAGTGCAACAAAGACGGCTGAGCAGAAACTGCCTGAAATTAAAAAAGAACTGGAAAGACAAACTCAACTACAGTCTGCCAAAAAGAAGAAAATAAACTGGAAAGGACTGTTATTATGA
- a CDS encoding LptE family protein: MIRNQKSGLKTQNSVLCVLCSMFFILFLAGCGGYTNQSLYPDDVQSIYVEMFDNATFQRDLEYDLTDAIAKRIDAETPYRIVSDKSRADTVLSGKITGINNAALTLERSSGRALESQTEVSVQFSWKNLKTGQYLIQNSTAAATASYSDFQQQDFKYGTKIAANKLAERIVEQMQKEW; the protein is encoded by the coding sequence ATGATTAGAAATCAGAAATCAGGACTCAAGACTCAGAATTCTGTACTCTGTGTTCTGTGTTCTATGTTCTTTATTCTATTCCTGGCCGGCTGCGGCGGATATACCAATCAGTCTTTATATCCTGACGATGTGCAAAGTATTTATGTCGAGATGTTCGACAATGCGACTTTTCAGAGAGACCTTGAATACGACCTTACCGATGCGATTGCCAAACGTATCGATGCTGAAACACCATACAGGATAGTTTCAGATAAAAGCAGGGCCGATACGGTATTGAGCGGCAAAATTACCGGTATAAATAACGCGGCGCTTACGCTTGAACGGTCGAGCGGCAGAGCACTGGAAAGCCAGACCGAAGTTTCCGTCCAATTCAGTTGGAAAAATCTTAAAACCGGCCAGTACCTGATTCAAAATTCGACGGCAGCGGCAACGGCAAGTTATTCCGATTTCCAGCAGCAGGACTTTAAGTATGGCACAAAAATTGCCGCAAACAAACTCGCCGAGAGAATCGTAGAACAAATGCAGAAAGAATGGTAA
- the ftsH gene encoding ATP-dependent zinc metalloprotease FtsH: protein MDQKKKPNTKKPLSPLNGPAGIQRNKPLNWLLMILAVFALASMFSRYSMQEKIENYEFEKYLAEGKIESIEIGDTEITGKFNAAGISSRPQKALKTFKTGYRSEAFTDLIAKIQTAPTPVKWTFAEPQILLPLLSWLVPLILMFAFVYFIFIRNARNGPGGMLMNFGRSKHKMHGKEQMKVTFDDVAGIDEAKEEVAEIIEFLKHPKKFHKIGGRIPRGVLLVGPPGCGKTLLAKAIAGQANVPFFSISGSDFVEMFVGVGASRVRDLFKSAKDNSPCIIFLDEIDAIGKKRGPGFVSGGHDEREQTLNAILVEMDGFDTNDQVIVMAATNRGDILDKALTRPGRFDRQVYIPLPDVKGRTEILRIHSRKIKMGPDVELERVARGTPMFSGADLEAIINEAAISATMNNKDFVEMEDLEEARDKVRWGRKKRSRAIDLVERKMVAYHEAGHTLIQSVIKDADPLHKVSIIPRGPMGGATFSLPEKDRTYYTKKYCMAQLQVCFGGRLAEELFCDDISSGAQADIQTATAIAREMVQTWGMSDAVGPIDYSIQNQETYFGLPGQEHSQKTTETIDAEVKKLIDQAYNSSKELLQANRDKLQAIAEALLKYETLDAVEVKTILDGGSLNKPTVGDLLKAEQEKTN, encoded by the coding sequence ATGGACCAGAAAAAGAAACCAAATACAAAAAAACCATTGAGTCCGCTGAACGGTCCTGCCGGTATTCAGCGCAATAAGCCGTTAAACTGGCTTTTGATGATACTGGCCGTTTTCGCTCTCGCGTCGATGTTCAGCCGTTATTCCATGCAGGAAAAAATCGAAAACTACGAGTTCGAGAAATACCTGGCCGAAGGCAAAATAGAAAGTATTGAAATCGGGGACACCGAAATAACCGGCAAATTCAACGCAGCGGGTATAAGTTCGCGGCCGCAAAAGGCGCTGAAGACATTCAAAACAGGTTATCGCTCGGAGGCATTTACAGATTTAATCGCGAAGATTCAGACGGCTCCGACGCCGGTTAAATGGACTTTCGCCGAACCGCAGATATTACTGCCGCTGCTGAGCTGGCTGGTGCCGCTGATTCTGATGTTCGCGTTCGTCTATTTTATTTTTATAAGAAACGCCCGCAACGGTCCCGGCGGAATGCTGATGAATTTCGGCAGAAGCAAACACAAAATGCACGGCAAAGAACAAATGAAGGTAACATTCGACGACGTGGCCGGTATTGACGAAGCAAAGGAAGAAGTCGCCGAGATTATCGAGTTTTTGAAACATCCGAAAAAATTTCATAAAATCGGCGGAAGAATACCCCGCGGAGTATTACTCGTAGGCCCGCCCGGCTGCGGCAAAACACTGCTGGCAAAGGCAATCGCCGGACAGGCCAATGTGCCTTTCTTTAGTATATCGGGCAGTGATTTCGTCGAAATGTTCGTCGGCGTCGGCGCTTCACGGGTGCGCGACCTGTTCAAATCCGCAAAAGACAATTCACCCTGTATCATATTCCTCGACGAGATTGACGCTATCGGCAAAAAACGCGGGCCGGGATTCGTCAGCGGCGGACACGATGAAAGGGAACAGACATTAAACGCCATCCTCGTTGAGATGGACGGTTTCGATACGAACGACCAGGTTATAGTAATGGCCGCAACGAACCGCGGCGATATACTCGACAAGGCACTGACGAGGCCGGGCAGATTCGACAGACAGGTTTATATCCCCCTGCCGGATGTTAAAGGCAGAACTGAGATACTCAGGATTCACTCACGAAAAATAAAAATGGGACCGGATGTCGAACTTGAAAGAGTAGCCCGCGGAACGCCGATGTTCAGCGGTGCAGACCTTGAGGCTATTATAAATGAAGCCGCGATATCGGCGACAATGAATAATAAGGATTTCGTCGAGATGGAAGACCTCGAAGAGGCCAGAGACAAAGTCCGCTGGGGCCGAAAGAAACGCAGCAGAGCAATCGACCTGGTGGAAAGAAAAATGGTCGCATATCACGAAGCAGGCCATACTTTGATACAGTCGGTGATTAAGGATGCCGACCCGCTGCACAAGGTAAGTATTATCCCGCGGGGGCCGATGGGCGGAGCGACTTTTTCACTGCCGGAAAAAGACAGGACGTACTATACGAAAAAATACTGTATGGCACAACTGCAGGTGTGTTTCGGCGGCCGGCTGGCGGAAGAACTTTTTTGTGACGATATATCGAGCGGAGCGCAGGCGGATATACAGACGGCAACGGCAATCGCCAGGGAAATGGTGCAGACATGGGGAATGAGCGATGCCGTCGGTCCGATTGATTACAGCATACAGAATCAGGAAACATACTTCGGATTGCCGGGGCAGGAACATTCTCAAAAAACCACGGAAACTATCGACGCGGAAGTGAAAAAACTTATAGACCAGGCATACAATTCGAGTAAGGAACTGCTTCAGGCTAATCGCGATAAACTGCAGGCGATAGCCGAGGCGCTTTTGAAATATGAAACGCTCGATGCTGTCGAGGTAAAAACCATACTTGACGGTGGAAGTTTAAACAAACCGACCGTAGGCGACTTACTCAAGGCCGAACAGGAAAAAACAAATTAA
- a CDS encoding DNA methyltransferase: MSTAVLEKDRFKQIRCGIEFTTVWSFPERGNWATHKPTYRGNFAPQIARNIIEMYSKRGDTILDPMVGGGTTLIESKLLVRNAIGLDINPKAIEITKEALKFNHHPASNQIVKTGDARDLSFIKDDSIDLILTHPPYLNIIKYSDGQVDGDLSNIGSMPMFCDEIEKVAKELYRVLKPDKYGAILIGDTRKSRHFVPLAFNVMQRFLKVGFVLKEDIIKVQHNCSATGRWKNKAIEIKFYLIMHEHLFVFRKPATNEILSKNRYSCLVREK; encoded by the coding sequence ATGTCAACGGCGGTTTTAGAGAAAGACAGATTTAAACAAATCCGTTGTGGTATTGAATTTACCACAGTTTGGTCATTTCCGGAGCGAGGGAATTGGGCGACGCATAAGCCAACATATCGAGGGAACTTTGCACCGCAGATTGCAAGGAACATTATCGAGATGTACTCTAAAAGAGGCGATACCATCTTGGATCCAATGGTTGGTGGCGGGACAACGCTTATTGAATCAAAACTGCTTGTCAGAAATGCAATCGGTCTTGATATTAACCCCAAAGCAATAGAAATTACAAAAGAGGCCTTAAAATTCAATCATCATCCTGCAAGTAACCAGATTGTTAAAACCGGCGACGCAAGAGACTTATCGTTTATCAAAGACGACAGTATTGATTTAATTCTTACGCATCCGCCTTATCTGAATATTATTAAATATTCAGACGGTCAAGTTGACGGCGATCTTTCCAATATCGGTAGTATGCCAATGTTTTGTGATGAAATTGAAAAGGTGGCAAAAGAACTTTATAGGGTATTAAAACCGGATAAATACGGTGCAATACTCATAGGCGATACACGCAAGAGCAGGCACTTTGTGCCGTTGGCATTTAATGTTATGCAGCGGTTTTTAAAAGTTGGTTTTGTTCTAAAAGAAGATATAATAAAGGTTCAGCATAATTGTTCAGCAACAGGCCGATGGAAAAATAAAGCGATAGAAATCAAATTTTATTTGATTATGCATGAACATTTATTTGTTTTCAGGAAACCTGCGACAAATGAAATTTTGAGTAAAAACCGGTATAGTTGTCTGGTGAGGGAAAAGTGA